One genomic segment of Arcobacter porcinus includes these proteins:
- a CDS encoding DUF294 nucleotidyltransferase-like domain-containing protein, with the protein MSIQDQEVFLSKIHPFELLSPSQMARCLENMDIAYYPKGTVLISPDNIPKSFFIIIKGSVFEYNNENVVVMDYQSEDTFDSNSLIYDKCENSFKVNEELICYEIDKKIFLELIEKNQAFKDFFLKDLVNKLRTLKEKENASQLSSFMIAKVEDTLIREACIVQKDTKLIEAIDKSMKFKTSTIIVEGENKEFGIITDSLLKVKVLLEGRDLSIPVKDIAIFPLLTIKNDDYLFEALTILVKKNIKRVGVVNSSGEMLGILEQIDILSHFANHTYVIESKISKAKNIVDLKDASKDFMDIITSLQAKGVKIHHISNLIGQLNTKVYQKVYSLILPKELQESACLFVMGSEGRNEQIIKNDQDNALIVKDGIDVNLYTKYMQEITDSLIFLGYPPCKGNIMVSNPTWCKNFNQFKKDINSWLENTSNMKSFLDLAIFIDSFAVAGDKNMLIELKNILYNKQHNDIFLAYFAKSITSFETPATLSSFMNKNDLINIKKAAIFPIVHGIRSLALKYGIKETTTVKRIEILKQKNILDNKISAELIEAFEIANNIRLKHQIELLQQNSELNNNIDMQNLGKIERDLLKESFKIVNEFKNNISYIFKLNKFY; encoded by the coding sequence ATGAGTATTCAAGATCAAGAGGTTTTTTTATCAAAAATCCATCCATTTGAATTATTAAGCCCAAGTCAAATGGCAAGATGTTTAGAAAATATGGACATAGCTTATTATCCAAAAGGGACAGTTTTAATAAGCCCAGATAATATTCCAAAGAGTTTTTTTATTATTATAAAGGGTTCTGTTTTTGAATACAATAATGAAAATGTTGTAGTTATGGATTATCAAAGCGAAGATACATTTGATTCAAATTCACTTATTTATGATAAATGTGAAAATAGTTTCAAAGTAAATGAAGAGCTTATTTGCTACGAAATTGATAAAAAAATATTTTTAGAATTAATTGAAAAAAACCAAGCTTTTAAAGATTTCTTTTTAAAAGATTTAGTAAATAAGTTAAGAACTCTTAAAGAGAAAGAGAATGCTTCACAACTATCATCTTTTATGATAGCAAAAGTTGAAGATACTTTAATAAGGGAAGCTTGTATTGTTCAAAAAGATACAAAACTTATTGAAGCCATCGATAAATCTATGAAATTTAAAACCTCAACAATTATAGTTGAAGGAGAAAATAAAGAGTTTGGAATAATTACAGATTCTTTACTAAAAGTTAAAGTTCTTTTAGAAGGTAGAGATTTATCTATTCCTGTAAAAGATATTGCTATTTTTCCTCTTTTAACAATTAAAAATGATGATTATTTATTTGAAGCACTTACAATCTTAGTTAAAAAAAATATAAAAAGAGTTGGTGTTGTAAATAGTAGTGGAGAAATGCTTGGGATTTTAGAGCAAATAGATATTTTATCTCACTTTGCAAATCATACTTATGTAATAGAATCAAAAATAAGTAAAGCAAAAAACATAGTAGATTTGAAAGATGCTAGTAAAGATTTTATGGATATTATTACTAGTCTTCAAGCAAAAGGTGTAAAAATTCATCATATTTCAAATTTAATTGGTCAATTAAATACAAAAGTTTATCAAAAAGTTTACTCATTGATTCTTCCAAAAGAGCTTCAAGAAAGTGCTTGTTTATTTGTAATGGGAAGCGAAGGTAGAAATGAACAAATCATAAAAAATGATCAAGATAATGCTTTGATAGTAAAAGATGGTATTGATGTAAACTTATATACAAAATATATGCAAGAGATCACAGATTCTTTGATATTTTTAGGTTATCCTCCTTGTAAAGGAAATATTATGGTTTCAAATCCTACATGGTGCAAAAATTTTAACCAATTTAAAAAAGATATAAACTCTTGGTTAGAAAACACTTCAAATATGAAATCATTTCTAGATTTAGCAATTTTTATAGACTCTTTTGCTGTTGCAGGAGATAAAAATATGTTGATTGAACTTAAAAATATTTTATATAATAAACAGCATAATGATATATTTTTAGCATATTTTGCAAAATCTATAACATCTTTTGAAACTCCAGCTACATTATCAAGCTTTATGAATAAGAATGATTTAATAAATATAAAAAAAGCTGCAATATTTCCAATAGTTCATGGAATTAGAAGCTTAGCTTTAAAATATGGAATAAAAGAGACAACTACTGTTAAAAGAATAGAGATTTTAAAACAAAAAAATATTTTGGATAATAAAATAAGTGCTGAATTAATTGAAGCTTTTGAGATAGCAAATAATATTAGATTAAAACATCAAATCGAACTTTTACAACAAAACAGTGAGCTAAACAATAATATAGATATGCAAAACTTAGGAAAAATCGAGAGAGATTTACTCAAAGAGAGTTTTAAAATTGTAAATGAATTTAAAAACAATATTAGCTATATTTTCAAACTAAACAAGTTCTACTAA
- a CDS encoding VC_2705 family sodium/solute symporter, with protein MELQSLIYLFVAISFTIYFSIALWTKASSTKDFYIVKDSNHPSLNGISIAIDFISAATFLSFAGLFLYSYSIANYFIFGVIFGFLLLSFLIVPKLRKEAEFSIPTYFNKKYKSPILTNLTTIIVLLITFLYLNAQLKASGIILSRIFQVTFDKALFIALFIALFYASVSGRRNISYAFIFQYIIVFISFATPIIFLTINLTNSYFPQLLMFSTLENNQELLIAIKDSFLEFNIIEKNSLINNILLAITVALGVATLPHILIKFFATSSIENSKKSALWGLFFVAIIYSFIVSLPALSALNFSKNISNINYKTYIQDDYIDENNVQKNGKWLKTWEDTSLVSFKDLNSDKNISLNELSLNPDTVFLINSEMANMPNWIIALVISGALAATLSTMTALIILLKSTLANEFIFKDKKPNKFILNLFLATIIIFATFFNLKDFSILKIVILAFSISASTIFPILFLTMFKDIDKNSIYYALLISLISIISYIFIYDYFNFFISPEAIGAIIGVLNISITLFCSKFIFNKKV; from the coding sequence ATGGAACTACAATCATTAATCTATCTTTTCGTTGCTATATCATTTACAATTTATTTTAGTATAGCTTTATGGACAAAAGCAAGTTCAACAAAAGATTTTTATATTGTAAAAGATTCAAATCATCCTAGTTTAAATGGTATTTCTATTGCAATTGATTTTATTAGTGCGGCTACATTCTTATCTTTTGCTGGTTTATTTTTATACTCTTACTCTATTGCAAATTATTTTATCTTTGGTGTTATTTTTGGTTTTCTACTTTTATCATTTTTAATTGTTCCAAAATTAAGAAAAGAGGCTGAATTTTCTATTCCTACATATTTTAATAAAAAATATAAAAGCCCTATTTTAACTAATCTTACAACTATAATAGTTTTATTAATTACTTTTTTATATTTAAATGCACAATTAAAAGCAAGTGGAATAATCTTATCAAGAATTTTTCAAGTCACTTTTGATAAAGCTCTTTTCATTGCTCTTTTTATTGCTCTTTTTTATGCAAGTGTTTCAGGGAGAAGAAATATTAGCTATGCATTTATTTTTCAATACATAATTGTATTTATATCATTTGCAACTCCAATAATATTTTTAACTATTAACTTAACAAACAGTTATTTTCCTCAACTCTTAATGTTTTCAACTTTAGAAAATAATCAAGAGCTATTAATAGCAATTAAAGATAGTTTTTTAGAATTTAATATTATTGAAAAAAATAGCTTAATCAATAATATTTTACTTGCTATTACTGTTGCATTAGGAGTTGCTACTTTACCTCATATTTTAATAAAATTTTTTGCAACATCAAGTATAGAGAACAGTAAAAAAAGTGCTCTTTGGGGACTGTTTTTTGTAGCTATTATTTACTCTTTTATTGTTAGTTTACCTGCATTATCAGCTCTTAACTTTTCTAAGAATATTTCAAATATTAATTATAAAACTTATATTCAAGATGATTATATAGATGAAAATAATGTTCAAAAAAATGGTAAGTGGCTTAAAACTTGGGAAGATACTTCTCTTGTGTCATTTAAAGATTTAAATAGTGATAAAAATATTTCTTTAAATGAATTAAGCTTAAATCCTGATACTGTTTTTCTAATAAATAGTGAAATGGCAAATATGCCTAACTGGATTATTGCACTTGTGATTTCTGGTGCACTTGCTGCAACTTTATCAACAATGACAGCACTAATAATTCTTTTAAAATCTACTTTGGCAAATGAATTCATTTTTAAAGATAAAAAACCAAATAAATTTATATTAAATCTCTTTTTGGCAACAATTATAATATTTGCTACATTCTTTAATTTAAAAGATTTTTCTATCTTAAAAATAGTTATTCTAGCTTTTAGCATAAGTGCATCGACTATTTTCCCAATTCTATTTTTAACAATGTTTAAAGATATTGATAAAAATTCTATTTATTATGCTTTATTAATCTCTTTAATTTCAATTATCTCTTATATATTTATTTATGATTATTTCAATTTTTTTATAAGTCCTGAAGCAATAGGGGCAATTATAGGAGTTTTAAATATTTCAATAACACTTTTTTGTTCAAAATTTATATTTAATAAAAAAGTTTAG
- a CDS encoding response regulator transcription factor, whose translation MKILLLEDEIMLNSAITEYLKGIGHMVDSFFDGKEVLENIENRYDLLILDVNVPTIDGFGVLDTLNNRKIHIPTIFISAQSDIDDITKAYSLGAREYLKKPFHLEELGIKINLILKKEQRDTSHIKFSENYSYSKDKQVLYFNGEPQNLTKKQLEIIHILALNINMIVDFEHFRMDVWDGENIDNPTIRAEISRLKKSLKEDFIKNIRGLGYKIDRYYSI comes from the coding sequence ATGAAGATACTACTACTTGAAGATGAAATAATGCTAAATAGTGCTATTACAGAGTACTTAAAAGGCATTGGTCATATGGTTGATAGCTTTTTTGATGGTAAAGAAGTTTTAGAAAACATTGAGAACAGATATGATTTATTAATACTTGATGTAAATGTTCCTACAATTGATGGCTTTGGAGTTTTAGATACTTTAAATAATAGAAAAATTCATATTCCTACAATATTTATATCTGCTCAAAGCGATATTGATGATATTACAAAAGCCTACTCTTTAGGAGCTAGAGAATATTTAAAAAAACCATTTCATCTTGAAGAACTTGGTATTAAAATAAATCTTATTCTAAAAAAAGAGCAAAGAGATACTTCTCATATAAAATTTTCAGAAAACTACTCATATTCAAAAGACAAACAAGTTTTATACTTTAACGGTGAGCCACAAAATCTTACAAAAAAACAGTTAGAAATTATTCATATTTTAGCTTTAAATATAAATATGATTGTGGATTTTGAACACTTTAGAATGGATGTTTGGGATGGAGAAAATATTGATAACCCAACAATCAGAGCAGAAATTTCAAGATTAAAAAAATCATTAAAAGAGGATTTTATAAAAAATATAAGAGGACTTGGTTATAAAATAGATAGATATTACTCTATCTAA
- a CDS encoding cache domain-containing protein yields the protein MLKAKSLYHLIVYSIFFIIILISSFTFIIINNAHDELQEKIMNLKEDYSNNQKTLLENEIKSTIKLIDYFYLENKDIESVENIKQEIIYALNKINLNSNNNDYIFIYDFDGNLVDNSHDKSRIGQNFLNLKDFNKKEVIKELIEVSKEKNGGFVNYFWTKPEITKETNKISFVSSYEPLSWTIGKGVYLDEIDKLIKEKEEEYIKKISNYTLQITSLTILLILYSVFIYKNATILIVKDVKEIGKYFKEAQEKNDPINQSRFMFGEFKVIANYAFDAMTNMNLRSNVLIGLNKNLEEKVQEKTKELSELLESQKQFIKNSVHEINTPLAIIRTNLDLLKTKIEHNSYITNIEAGSKIIQYIYDDLSFLIKKDRVTYEKEYLNISEFLEKRLNFFEEIVKSNSLYIIKNIEEDVYIKFNSLELQRVIDNNLSNAVKYSFPKSPIFIKLFYVDDNEVELSISTHSKKIDYIDKIFEDFYRENSARGGFGLGLKIVKEICDKNLVIIKVLSDNKDTKFIYRFKLNEDTTT from the coding sequence ATGTTAAAAGCAAAAAGTTTATATCATCTAATAGTTTATAGTATATTTTTTATTATTATCCTCATATCCTCTTTTACATTTATTATTATAAACAATGCTCACGATGAGCTACAAGAAAAAATAATGAATTTAAAAGAAGATTATTCAAACAACCAAAAAACACTTTTAGAAAATGAGATTAAAAGTACAATTAAACTAATTGATTACTTCTACTTAGAGAACAAAGATATAGAATCAGTAGAAAATATTAAACAAGAAATAATATATGCTCTTAATAAAATAAATTTAAACTCAAATAACAATGACTATATCTTTATTTATGATTTTGATGGTAATTTAGTTGATAACTCACACGATAAAAGTAGAATTGGGCAAAATTTTCTAAATCTTAAAGACTTTAATAAAAAAGAGGTAATTAAAGAGCTTATTGAAGTATCAAAAGAGAAAAATGGTGGTTTTGTAAACTATTTTTGGACAAAACCAGAAATTACAAAAGAGACAAATAAAATATCTTTTGTATCATCTTATGAACCTCTTTCATGGACTATTGGAAAAGGTGTCTATCTTGATGAAATAGATAAATTAATAAAAGAAAAAGAAGAAGAGTATATTAAAAAAATATCAAACTATACTCTTCAAATAACATCTCTTACAATTTTACTAATTCTTTACTCTGTTTTTATATATAAAAATGCAACAATATTAATTGTAAAAGATGTTAAAGAAATAGGTAAATATTTTAAAGAGGCTCAAGAGAAAAATGATCCTATAAATCAAAGTAGATTTATGTTTGGTGAGTTTAAAGTTATTGCAAACTACGCTTTTGATGCTATGACAAATATGAATTTGAGATCAAATGTTTTGATTGGTTTAAATAAAAATCTAGAAGAAAAAGTTCAAGAAAAAACAAAAGAGCTTTCAGAATTACTTGAGTCACAAAAACAATTTATAAAGAACTCTGTTCATGAAATAAATACACCTTTAGCTATTATTCGTACAAATTTAGATTTACTTAAAACAAAAATTGAGCACAATAGCTATATTACAAATATTGAAGCTGGATCAAAAATAATTCAATATATTTATGATGATCTATCTTTTTTAATAAAAAAAGATAGAGTTACTTATGAAAAAGAGTATTTAAATATTAGTGAATTTTTAGAGAAAAGATTAAACTTTTTTGAAGAGATAGTAAAATCAAATAGCCTTTATATTATAAAAAATATTGAAGAAGATGTTTATATTAAATTTAATTCTTTAGAACTTCAAAGAGTTATAGATAATAATCTTTCAAATGCTGTTAAATACTCTTTTCCAAAATCTCCAATTTTTATTAAACTATTTTATGTAGATGATAATGAAGTTGAGCTTTCAATCTCAACTCATTCTAAAAAGATTGATTATATTGATAAAATATTTGAAGATTTTTATAGAGAAAATAGTGCAAGAGGTGGTTTTGGACTAGGTTTAAAAATAGTAAAAGAGATTTGTGATAAAAACTTAGTTATAATAAAAGTCTTGTCAGATAACAAAGATACAAAATTTATTTATAGGTTTAAATTAAATGAAGATACTACTACTTGA
- a CDS encoding CinA family protein, translating to MQKKLFSKKDMLKLQNILKKSKKTITCAESCTGGLVASLITKISGSSEIFNGSLVSYSNEIKHKELNVSYDTLNKFGAVSIETVSEMLDGVLDKFNADYAIAISGVAGPNGGTKNKPVGTVVIGISSKSSKKNIKIYKFKGCRESIQKKAAKTSLKKILKFIQKTLDN from the coding sequence ATGCAAAAAAAACTATTCTCAAAAAAAGATATGCTAAAGCTTCAAAATATTTTAAAAAAATCAAAAAAAACTATAACTTGTGCAGAGTCTTGTACAGGTGGTTTAGTAGCTAGTTTAATAACTAAAATATCTGGTTCAAGCGAAATTTTCAATGGTAGTTTAGTAAGCTATTCAAATGAAATAAAGCATAAAGAGTTAAATGTTTCATATGATACTCTAAATAAATTTGGTGCAGTTAGTATTGAAACTGTAAGTGAGATGTTAGATGGAGTATTAGATAAATTTAATGCAGACTATGCAATAGCAATTTCAGGAGTTGCTGGTCCAAATGGTGGAACAAAAAACAAACCAGTAGGTACAGTTGTAATAGGTATTTCAAGTAAATCTAGTAAGAAAAATATAAAAATATATAAGTTTAAAGGCTGTAGAGAATCTATCCAAAAAAAGGCTGCAAAAACATCTTTAAAAAAAATTCTCAAATTTATTCAAAAAACTCTTGACAATTAA
- a CDS encoding FAD-dependent oxidoreductase produces the protein MSAKHYEVIVVGGGISGAALFFELAKYSDINNICLLEKYEDLATLNSKGTSNSQTIHVGDIETNYTFEKAKITKRTAKMIEKFNLMYNLQDKIMFKHQKMALGVGEKEVEFITNRYNQFKEIFPYLELWDKETLKGKEPLLVYADKNKTIERPEPIVAMGTNNQYTTVDFGAMTKELVKAATEADSNKTTDVFFNSEVDEIEKIDKKFKVTTKNGTVYTADFVVVNAGAHSLYLAHKMGHGKHMGSLSMAGSFYITNGTYLNGKVYMVQNDKLPFAALHGDPDILCDGKTRFGPTALALLVLERYKGGKSFFQCLKTLNFDGSILKIFWDLLKDSDIRNYIFKNFLFEVPGINKKLFVKDAQKIVPSLSVEDIEYAKNFGGVRPQVLNKTEKKLMLGEASITEEEGIIYNMTPSPGATSCLGNAERDIKLVTKYLGKTFYEDKFLADFTDDK, from the coding sequence ATGAGTGCAAAACACTATGAAGTAATTGTTGTAGGTGGTGGAATTTCTGGAGCAGCTCTATTTTTTGAGTTAGCAAAATATTCAGATATTAACAATATTTGTCTATTAGAAAAATATGAAGATTTGGCAACTTTAAATTCAAAAGGAACAAGTAACTCTCAAACAATCCACGTTGGAGATATTGAGACAAACTATACTTTTGAAAAAGCTAAAATCACAAAAAGAACTGCGAAAATGATCGAGAAGTTTAACTTAATGTATAATCTTCAAGATAAAATTATGTTCAAACACCAAAAAATGGCTTTAGGTGTTGGTGAAAAAGAAGTTGAGTTTATAACAAACAGATATAATCAATTTAAAGAGATTTTCCCTTATTTAGAACTTTGGGATAAAGAAACTTTAAAAGGGAAAGAACCTCTTTTAGTATATGCAGATAAAAATAAAACTATAGAAAGACCTGAGCCTATTGTTGCAATGGGAACAAATAATCAATATACAACTGTTGATTTTGGTGCTATGACAAAAGAGCTTGTAAAAGCTGCTACAGAAGCTGATTCAAATAAAACTACTGATGTATTTTTTAACTCAGAAGTTGATGAAATAGAAAAAATTGATAAAAAATTCAAAGTAACTACTAAAAATGGTACAGTTTATACAGCTGATTTTGTTGTTGTAAATGCAGGTGCTCACTCACTATATCTAGCTCATAAAATGGGTCATGGAAAACATATGGGTTCACTATCTATGGCTGGTTCTTTTTACATTACAAATGGAACATACCTAAATGGTAAAGTTTATATGGTACAAAATGATAAATTACCATTTGCTGCTCTTCATGGAGATCCAGATATTCTATGTGACGGTAAAACAAGATTTGGACCAACAGCTCTAGCACTTCTTGTTTTAGAAAGATATAAAGGTGGAAAATCTTTCTTCCAATGTTTAAAAACTTTAAATTTTGATGGAAGTATCCTAAAAATTTTCTGGGACTTATTAAAAGATAGTGATATTAGAAACTATATTTTCAAAAACTTCTTATTTGAAGTACCTGGAATAAATAAAAAACTATTTGTAAAAGATGCACAAAAAATCGTACCTTCATTAAGTGTTGAAGATATTGAATATGCAAAAAACTTTGGTGGAGTAAGACCACAAGTTTTAAATAAAACTGAAAAGAAACTAATGTTAGGAGAAGCTTCTATTACTGAAGAAGAAGGAATTATTTATAATATGACTCCATCTCCAGGAGCTACTTCTTGTTTAGGAAATGCAGAAAGAGATATAAAATTAGTTACAAAATATCTTGGAAAAACTTTCTATGAAGATAAGTTTTTAGCAGATTTTACGGACGATAAATAA
- the ileS gene encoding isoleucine--tRNA ligase: protein MDYKDSLLLPKTNFPMRGNLPNNEPTRYKKWDEEKVYEKMKSNRVGCESFTLHDGPPYANGNIHIGHALNKVLKDIINKYHYFNGKSIRYTPGWDCHGLPIEQKVEEKIGSQKKKELPKSKLRELCREHATKFIDIQKDEFKQLGVIADWENPYLTMDFKFEANIYRELCEIAKQGLLVQRSKPVYWSWAAQTALAEAEVEYEDKISPSIYVAFKLQNIDASIIIWTTTPWTLPANQAIALNSEEEYVLTSDKYIVAKKLYNSLIEQEVISGNIEKTIDVKSLEKTKAINPLNGRDSLIIFGEHVEMSAGTGAVHTAPGHGEDDYKVSLQYGIEVIMPVDSYGKYDETIVREKLLKDTDKYLGMNVLKANDLILEDLGSALLKKVDIKHSYPHCWRTHTPIIFRATKQWFISIDDKYGKQNKTLRQNALEVVENLTFYPEWGRNRLRSMLDGRPDWCISRQRDWGVPIAFFRNKKTDEIIFDEKVLNFTAMIFEQHGCDAWYDMDIKDLLYPGSGLNPDDLEKTLDILDVWFDSGSTQNAVLRSGNYDAGTFPADMYLEGSDQHRGWFQSSLLTTLASSEVAPYKAILTHGFTVDEKGEKMSKSKGNVVAPDKVLKEYGSEILRVWVAMSDYQGDLKISDNILKQNAELYRKIRNTIRFLLANIDGLETVVDVDKMGVLDKWILAKAKRVFDDIEASFKVYEFSKGLNKLNNFLVADLSGIYLDVCKDRLYCDDKNDIHRVASQSAMAMITKKLISTLACILTYTMDELLDFAPTIIKGNAKDIYDFEKFNLPEVKSDINDGLFIEAKEKFSEIKDALSKEKLIKSTLELEISTNSKEFLSLDEVEASDWFLVSKLSNDSSNSELVGSFKIENSEFKVFKTSGHKCPRCWKFTAPKEDELCSRCEEVVK from the coding sequence ATGGATTATAAAGATAGCTTACTTCTTCCAAAGACAAATTTTCCAATGAGAGGAAATCTTCCAAATAATGAACCAACAAGGTACAAAAAATGGGATGAAGAAAAAGTATATGAGAAAATGAAATCAAATAGAGTTGGATGTGAAAGTTTCACACTTCATGATGGACCTCCTTACGCAAATGGAAATATTCACATAGGACATGCACTAAATAAAGTTTTAAAAGATATTATAAATAAGTATCACTATTTTAATGGAAAAAGTATAAGATATACTCCAGGGTGGGATTGTCATGGTCTTCCAATTGAACAAAAAGTGGAAGAGAAAATAGGTAGTCAAAAGAAAAAAGAGCTTCCAAAATCTAAATTAAGAGAGCTTTGTAGAGAACATGCTACAAAATTTATTGATATTCAAAAAGATGAGTTTAAACAATTAGGAGTAATCGCTGATTGGGAAAATCCATATTTAACAATGGATTTTAAATTTGAAGCAAATATATATAGAGAACTTTGTGAAATTGCAAAACAAGGATTACTAGTTCAAAGAAGCAAACCTGTATATTGGTCTTGGGCTGCTCAAACTGCATTAGCAGAAGCAGAAGTTGAGTATGAAGATAAAATATCTCCATCTATTTATGTTGCATTTAAACTTCAAAATATAGATGCAAGTATTATTATTTGGACTACAACTCCTTGGACATTACCAGCAAACCAAGCAATAGCTTTAAATAGTGAAGAAGAGTATGTTTTAACAAGTGATAAATATATTGTTGCAAAAAAATTATATAACTCTTTAATTGAGCAAGAAGTTATATCTGGAAATATTGAAAAAACAATAGATGTAAAATCTTTAGAAAAAACAAAAGCGATAAACCCACTTAATGGAAGAGACTCTTTGATTATATTTGGAGAGCATGTAGAGATGAGTGCTGGAACAGGTGCAGTTCATACAGCCCCAGGACATGGAGAAGATGACTATAAAGTATCTTTACAATATGGAATAGAAGTTATTATGCCTGTTGATTCATATGGAAAATATGATGAAACAATTGTTAGAGAAAAGTTATTAAAAGATACAGATAAATATCTTGGAATGAATGTTTTAAAAGCAAATGATTTGATTCTTGAAGATTTAGGAAGTGCACTACTTAAAAAAGTAGATATAAAACACTCATATCCACACTGTTGGAGAACTCATACTCCAATTATTTTTAGAGCTACAAAACAGTGGTTTATTTCTATTGATGATAAATATGGAAAACAGAATAAAACATTAAGACAAAATGCACTTGAGGTTGTTGAAAATCTTACATTTTATCCTGAATGGGGAAGAAATAGATTAAGATCAATGCTTGATGGAAGACCTGATTGGTGTATTTCAAGACAGAGAGATTGGGGAGTTCCAATAGCATTTTTCAGAAATAAGAAAACAGATGAAATTATTTTTGATGAAAAAGTTTTAAACTTTACTGCAATGATTTTTGAACAACATGGTTGTGATGCTTGGTATGATATGGATATTAAAGATTTACTATATCCAGGAAGTGGATTAAATCCTGATGATTTAGAGAAAACTCTAGATATTTTAGATGTTTGGTTTGATAGTGGAAGTACACAAAATGCTGTATTAAGAAGTGGAAACTATGATGCTGGAACTTTCCCTGCTGATATGTATCTTGAAGGAAGTGATCAACATAGAGGTTGGTTCCAATCTTCACTTTTAACAACACTTGCTTCAAGCGAAGTTGCACCATATAAAGCTATTTTAACTCATGGATTCACTGTTGATGAAAAAGGTGAAAAAATGAGTAAATCAAAAGGGAATGTTGTTGCTCCTGATAAAGTTTTAAAAGAGTATGGAAGTGAGATATTAAGAGTTTGGGTTGCTATGAGTGATTATCAAGGAGATCTAAAAATTTCTGATAATATTTTAAAACAAAATGCTGAATTATATAGAAAAATAAGAAATACAATAAGATTTTTGTTAGCAAATATTGATGGACTTGAAACAGTAGTTGATGTTGATAAAATGGGAGTTTTAGATAAGTGGATATTAGCAAAGGCAAAAAGGGTTTTTGATGATATTGAAGCTTCATTTAAAGTATATGAATTTTCAAAAGGTTTAAATAAATTAAATAATTTCTTAGTTGCAGATTTATCAGGAATATATCTTGATGTTTGTAAAGATAGATTATATTGTGATGACAAAAATGATATTCATAGAGTTGCATCTCAAAGTGCAATGGCAATGATTACTAAAAAATTAATCAGCACATTAGCTTGTATTTTAACTTATACAATGGATGAATTATTAGATTTTGCTCCAACAATTATAAAAGGTAATGCAAAAGATATTTATGATTTTGAAAAGTTTAATCTACCTGAAGTTAAATCAGATATAAATGATGGGTTATTTATTGAAGCAAAAGAGAAGTTTTCTGAGATAAAAGATGCTTTAAGCAAAGAAAAACTTATAAAATCTACTTTAGAATTAGAAATATCTACAAATAGTAAAGAGTTTTTATCTTTAGATGAAGTTGAAGCTAGTGATTGGTTTTTAGTTAGTAAACTTTCAAATGATAGTTCAAATAGTGAACTTGTAGGAAGCTTTAAAATTGAAAACAGTGAGTTTAAAGTATTCAAAACAAGTGGACATAAGTGTCCAAGATGTTGGAAATTTACAGCTCCTAAAGAAGATGAATTATGTTCAAGATGTGAAGAAGTGGTTAAATAA
- a CDS encoding NifU family protein — protein MFPFTDEDLQEPVKNIITNKISPMLARDGGAIELLNIRNSKVYIQLQGACVGCSASGSTLKYVVEKELKSAIHPDLKIINVPIGKTDYLED, from the coding sequence ATGTTTCCATTTACAGATGAAGATTTACAAGAGCCAGTAAAAAATATAATTACAAATAAAATTTCACCAATGCTTGCAAGAGATGGTGGAGCAATTGAGTTATTAAATATAAGAAACTCAAAAGTTTACATACAGCTACAAGGTGCATGTGTAGGATGTAGTGCAAGTGGAAGCACTTTGAAATATGTAGTTGAAAAAGAGTTAAAAAGTGCTATTCATCCAGATTTAAAAATAATTAATGTTCCTATTGGAAAAACAGATTATTTAGAGGATTAA